The following proteins are co-located in the Pyricularia oryzae 70-15 chromosome 1, whole genome shotgun sequence genome:
- a CDS encoding kinesin-II 85 kDa subunit: MAGGNIKVVVRCRPFNSREKDRGAKCIVEMRGNQTILTAPEGANKKDQGQKVFAFDRSYWSFDKEAPNYAGQSNLHTDLGIPLLDNAFQGYNNCIFAYGQTGSGKSYSMMGYGKDYGIMRLICQDMFERIGKLQTDSNSKCTVEVSYLEIYNERVRDLLNPSTKSNLKVREHPSTGPYVEDLAKLAVSSFQEIEHLMDEGNKARTVAATNMNETSSRSHAVFTLMLTQKSFDVETNMAMEKVAKISLVDLAGSERATSTGATGARLKEGAEINRSLSTLGRVIAALADLSTGKKKKGGATGQVPYRDSVLTWLLKDSLGGNSMTAMIAAISPADINFDETLSTLRYADSAKRIKNHAVVNEDANARMIRELKEELAMLKTKLGGGGGGGGAGGSGSAVPPDEIYAEGTPLEQQIVSITAADGTVKKVSKAEIAEQLSQSEKLLTDLNQTWEEKLQKTEEIHKEREAALEELGINIEKGFIGLSTPKKIPHLVNLSDDPLLAECLVYNLKPGTTIVGNVESNGEHQANIRLNGSGILHEHCIFDNAQDGTVTLIPQPGAAVMVNGKRIAEPKQLHSGYRVILGDFHIFRFNHPMEARAERTEQSLLRQSLTASQLQNLDKATSPMAAKYGHARSVSKAGSDFGADSRPDSPGPFQRDGRDNDWSFARREAASAILGSDQNITNLTDEELNGLFEKLLKEREERVNGRDGEDETESMSSYPMREKYLSTGTIDNFSLDTALTIPSTPRQGEGDEKLREAQEEMQSQLEKRKEEFQGQLKTAEAANVEVEEIRKEKARMEDELVTLKAEMQKQLEVQRKTFEDKIERLDPLKRPKANPKLSEAEIKRAKDVVKHWKNRRYVHMAETLLQNASTLKEAQVMSQELEEHVSFQFTVVDVGHVLCSSYDMVLNGLPGEGDDVALEEAPKPCIGVRVIDYRDSSVRLWSLEKLHDRVRQMRQMYQYLDEPEYSQHLSFDNPFVENCMPQYTLVGETDVPLRAVFESRVQDFTLDVLSPHTSHVIGIIKLSLEPSSARAPSNTLKFNVVMSEMVGFAEREGTEVHAQLFIPGVSEEDGVTTTQMISDFDEGPIRFESVHSMSVPLFGSQGISLRIAIFAKVSTMHLDKLLSWDDMRDAVPVSRGKQKAARISESHFYTEEKHDLLARVQIMEMDENGEYLPVEVTQTSELDAGTFQLHQGLQRRIAINLSHSSGDALPWDDIMSVKVGKIQLVDHAGKTPDMGNITPDIAMKLASKPVFRQNANGTRNVTMIGQWDSSLHGSLLLDRVTADKYKVQMSISWEVASEKLAEPMKFSMNVFCQIMSRNFVRQSSLLSSLWQSVRIVKSTTGIFTMSMRPAPIKRVGDIWRLNSQHDYVKGEETLTSWTPRGVSLISDFIASKRKRRRIAEVGAVQNFVRRIGYPQPRIQPLTDDDALDEDIPPPKLPDDIESINELLQDTPEVSQVLSPPAETNGEAEPKTPTDAGSEGEAGIEPEPEAEEPTLTISDLAAVKPEYDERESALLTKCYELLKPHPDPLQAILSPLNTSPPANGVTEAPEEAPRLVTTIVKATRNPKLMKGGYLLVPSSDSTRWIKRFVELRRPYLHIHSVSDGEEVGIVSLRNSRVDSSPGILGLMEAGGHGYDPSDDGQPQSPEQAYDETPSPAPRPRQTSGHRRTSSGRLISSIWTGFSGASRANGNGAGLAGLSERLQAGVFAIYGTDNTWLFAARSERDKLDWIFRIDQSYVASSASASGAASPLPRHVRDPNREDEGDDFSHGGGR; encoded by the exons ATGGCTGGTGGAAACATCAAGGTGGTTGTTCGGTGCCGGCCGTTCAACTCCCGAG AAAAGGATCGCGGAGCAAAATGTATCGTCGAGATGCGAGGCAACCAGACCATTCTTACGGCACCAGAAGGCGCAAACAAAAAGGACCAGGGCCAGAAAGTCTTCGCATTCGATAGATCATACTGGTCTTTCGACAAAGAGGCACCGAATTATGCCGGCCAGTCAAATCTACACACAGACTTGGGAATACCGCTACTAGATAATGCATTCCAGGGATACAACAACTGCATTTTCGCATACGGACAAACAGGTTCCGGAAAGTCGTACTCCATGATGGGATATGGAAAAGACTACGGTATCATGCGCTTGATTTGCCAGGACATGTTTGAACGGATCGGCAAGTTGCAGACGGACTCGAATTCCAAGTGCACCGTCGAGGTGTCATATCTCGAAATCTACAACGAGCGCGTTCGAGATCTGCTCAATCCGAGCACCAAGAGCAACCTCAAAGTCAGAGAGCACCCGTCGACAGGACCCTACGTCGAAGACTTGGCCAAGCTGGCCGTCAGCAGTTTCCAGGAGATTGAGCATCTGATGGACGAAGGAAACAAGGCCAGAACGGTCGCCGCCACCAACATGAACGAAACTTCAAGTCGAAGTCACGCTGTGTTTACCTTGATGCTGACGCAGAAGAGTTTTGATGTCGAGACCAACATGGCAATGGAAAAAGTCGCAAAGATTAGTCTGGTGGATTTAGCCGGTTCTGAAAGAGCAACATCCACCGGAGCTACCGGCGCGCGTCTCAAGGAAGGTGCTGAGATCAACCGATCGCTCTCCACGTTGGGACGTGTCATCGCAGCCTTGGCCGACCTGTCGActggcaagaagaagaagggcggTGCTACTGGCCAGGTGCCATATCGTGATTCAGTACTCACATGGCTGTTAAAGGACTCGCTAGGAGGAAACAGTATGACCGCCATGATAGCAGCCATCAGTCCAGCAGATATCAACTTTGACGAAACGCTCAGTACACTTCGGTACGCCGACTCGGCTAAACGTATCAAGAACCACGCGGTTGTCAACGAAGACGCCAACGCACGCATGATCAGAGAACTGAAGGAGGAATTAGCCATGCTCAAGACCAAGCtcggaggaggcggcggcggtggtggtgctggtggaAGCGGCTCGGCCGTACCTCCAGATGAGATTTACGCCGAGGGTACACCTTTGGAACAGCAGATCGTCAGCATCACAGCAGCAGATGGAACCGTCAAAAAGGTTTCAAAAGCTGAGATCGCCGAGCAGCTGAGCCAAAGCGAGAAGCTGTTGACGGATCTCAACCAGACTTGGGAAGAAAAGTTACAGAAAACCGAGGAAATTCACAAAGAACGTGAGGCTGCGCTGGAAGAATTGGGTATCAACATCGAGAAAGGTTTTATTGGGCTGAGCACACCCAAGAAGATTCCGCATTTGGTCAACTTGTCGGACGACCCGCTATTGGCTGAATGTCTGGTATACAACCTCAAACCCGGAACAACAATTGTCGGAAACGTCGAGTCGAATGGAGAGCACCAGGCAAACATCCGCCTGAATGGTTCTGGCATTCTGCACGAACACTGCATCTTCGACAATGCGCAAGACGGGACCGTTACTCTGATACCGCAACCCGGAGCCGCCGTCATGGTTAATGGCAAGCGCATAGCAGAACCTAAACAGCTCCATTCCGGGTACCGAGTTATTCTTGGCGACTTTCACATCTTTCGATTTAACCACCCCATGGAAGCAAGAGCGGAGCGAACAGAACAGAGTCTCCTACGCCAGTCACTCACTGCCAGCCAACTGCAGAATCTTGACAAGGCCACATCGCCCATGGCGGCCAAATACGGACATGCCAGGAGCGTTAGCAAGGCAGGATCTGACTTTGGGGCTGATAGCCGGCCAGACTCGCCGGGTCCGTTTCAGCGGGATGGGCGCGACAACGATTGGTCGTTTGCGCGGCGAGAGGCTGCGTCCGCTATACTCGGCTCCGACCAAAACATCACAAATCTGACTGACGAGGAGCTGAATGGGCTGTTTGAAAAGCTCCTCAAGGAACGAGAAGAGCGAGTAAATGGCCGCGATGGAGAAGATGAGACAGAGTCCATGTCGTCCTACCCTATGCGCGAGAAGTACCTTTCGACTGGCACTATCGACAACTTCTCACTGGACACGGCCCTGACGATTCCCTCAACCCCCAGGCAAGGCGAGGGGGACGAAAAGCTGCGCGAAGCTCAGGAGGAGATGCAGTCGCAGCTGGAGAAGCGGAAAGAGGAATTTCAGGGCCAGCTCAAAACCGCCGAGGCGGCAAATGTCGAGGTCGAGGAGATCAGGAAGGAGAAGGCACGGATGGAGGATGAGCTCGTAACTCTCAAGGCCGAAATGCAGAAACAGCTCGAGGTTCAGCGCAAGACTTTTGAGGACAAGATTGAAAGGCTCGACCCGCTGAAGCGACCAAAGGCCAATCCCAAGCTGTCCGAAGCTGAGATTAAGCGTGCAAAGGATGTGGTTAAGCACTGGAAGAACCGGCGATATGTCCACATGGCCGAGACTTTGCTGCAAAACGCATCCACCTTGAAGGAGGCGCAGGTGATGAGCCAGGAACTTGAAGAACACGTTTCCTTCCAatttaccgttgtggatgtGGGCCATGTGTTGTGTTCGTCGTATGACATGGTTCTCAATGGCCTGCCGGGCGAGGGTGACGATGTTGCCCTCGAGGAGGCACCCAAGCCGTGCATTGGCGTTCGAGTCATTGACTACAGAGACAGCTCTGTTCGGCTTTGGAGTTTGGAGAAACTCCACGATCGTGTTCGGCAGATGCGGCAGATGTACCAGTACCTTGACGAGCCCGAGTATTCACAGCACCTCAGCTTTGACAACCCCTTTGTTGAGAACTGCATGCCGCAGTATACACTGGTCGGCGAGACAGATGTGCCTCTGCGCGCCGTGTTTGAGAGCCGCGTTCAGGACTTCACCCTTGATGTCCTGTCGCCGCATACATCCCATGTCATTGGCATCATCAAGCTCTCGCTGGAACCGTCGAGCGCTAGGGCACCGTCCAACACTCTCAAGTTCAACGTTGTCATGAGCGAGATGGTCGGTTTTGCCGAGCGCGAGGGCACAGAAGTGCATGCCCAGCTCTTCATCCCTGGCGTGTCGGAAGAAGATGGTGTCACTACGACACAGATGATCAGCGACTTTGACGAGGGCCCCATCAGATTCGAGAGCGTTCATAGCATGAGCGTACCTCTGTTTGGGTCACAGGGCATCAGCCTCCGGATCGCAATCTTCGCCAAGGTTTCAACCATGCATCTCGACAAACTTCTTAGCTGGGACGACATGAGGGATGCGGTTCCGGTGTCCAGGGGGAAGCAGAAAGCCGCTAGGATATCCGAGAGCCACTTTTACACAGAGGAAAAGCACGACTTGCTTGCGAGAGTCCAGATTATGGAAATGGACGAGAACGGCGAGTACCTCCCTGTCGAGGTGACTCAAACCAGCGAACTCGATGCGGGGACATTCCAGCTTCATCAGGGTTTGCAGAGGCGCATTGCCATCAATCTGAGTCACAGCTCTGGGGATGCCCTTCCGTGGGACGATATTATGTCTGTAAAAGTTGGCAAGATTCAGCTCGTCGATCACGCTGGAAAGACGCCTGATATGGGCAATATTACGCCAGACATCGCAATGAAGCTTGCGTCAAAGCCTGTCTTCCGTCAGAATGCAAACGGCACCCGCAATGTGACCATGATTGGCCAATGGGACTCTTCGCTCCACGGATCGCTGCTGCTCGACCGCGTCACTGCAGACAAGTATAAGGTTCAGATGAGCATCTCATGGGAGGTCGCGTCGGAAAAGCTCGCCGAGCCAATGAAGTTCTCCATGAATGTCTTTTGCCAGATAATGTCACGCAACTTTGTGCGTCAGTCGTCACTGCTCTCGTCTTTGTGGCAGAGTGTTCGAATCGTCAAGTCGACAACGGGAATTTTCACTATGTCCATGCGACCTGCACCTATCAAGCGTGTAGGGGACATTTGGCGCCTCAACAGCCAGCATGATTACGTCAAGGGCGAGGAGACCCTGACAAGCTGGACCCCGCGCGGCGTTTCTCTCATCAGTGACTTCATAGCTTCCAAGAGAAAGCGCAGACGGATTGCAGAGGTTGGGGCTGTGCAGAACTTTGTGAGAAGGATTGGATACCCTCAGCCTAGGATACAGCCGCTTACAGACGATGATGCTCTCGACGAGGACATTCCACCACCCAAGCTACCTGATGACATTGAATCAATCAATGAGCTGCTCCAGGACACACCGGAGGTTTCTCAGGTTCTCTCACCGCCCGCGGAAACCAATGGCGAGGCTGAGCCTAAGACACCCACAGATGCCGGTAGCGAAGGGGAGGCCGGGATCGAGCCCGAGCCCGAGGCTGAAGAACCTACACTGACCATATCTGACTTGGCTGCTGTGAAACCCGAGTATGACGAACGCGAATCAGCCCTTTTGACAAAATGCTATGAGCTACTGAAGCCGCATCCGGATCCGCTGCAAGCTATTCTGAGTCCACTCAACACCTCACCTCCCGCAAACGGGGTGACAGAAGCGCCCGAGGAGGCGCCACGCTTGGTTACGACGATCGTCAAAGCGACTCGTAACCCAAAGCTCATGAAAGGCGGATATCTGCTCGTACCAAGCAGCGACTCGACACGTTGGATCAAACGTTTTGTCGAGCTTCGCCGTCCTTATCTACATATCCACAGCGTGTCGGATGGTGAAGAGGTTGGCATTGTCAGCCTTCGGAATTCAAGAGTCGACAGTTCGCCTGGGATTCTAGGCCTCATGGAAGCAGGTGGCCACGGTTACGATCCCAGCGACGATGGCCAACCGCAGTCACCGGAACAGGCGTACGACGAAACCCCTTCTCCAGCTCCCAGGCCTCGTCAGACATCTGGGCATCGGCGAACATCGTCTGGCCGCTTGATTTCGTCAATCTGGACGGGCTTCAGCGGGGCATCGCGGGCCAACGGTAACGGCGCCGGCCTCGCGGGACTCAGCGAACGGCTCCAGGCTGGCGTGTTTGCCATCTATGGAACGGACAACACATGGCTTTTTGCGGCTCGCAGCGAGCGCGACAAGCTGGACTGGATATTTAGGATTGACCAGAGCTACGTTGCTTCGAGCGCCAGCGCCAGCGGGGCGGCGAGCCCGCTACCTCGTCATGTTCGAGACCCGAATAGGGaggacgagggtgacgatttttCTCATGGTGGTGGTCGTTGA